A genomic segment from Neobacillus sp. YX16 encodes:
- a CDS encoding glucose-6-phosphate isomerase — MAITLDYSNALSFMQQHEVDYLSEFVKTAHDMLHEKKGPGSDYLGWVDLPHNYDKEEFARIKAASERIRRNSDALIVIGIGGSYLGARAAIEALSHTFHNQLDDKTEIYFAGQNISATYISHLFDVLKDKDISVNVISKSGTTTEPAIAFRIFRDYLEKKYGKEEAKKRIYATTDRAKGALKTLADEEGYETFVIPDDVGGRYSVLTAVGLLPIATAGLDIDKMMAGAAAAADKYSNPNLAENQSYQYAAVRNALYRKGKSIELLVNFEPSLHYVSEWWKQLFGESEGKDQKGLYPASVDFTTDLHSMGQYVQEGRRDLIETVVSIKEPKLDITLGQEDADLDGLNYLAGKTMDYVNKNAAQGTVLAHVDGGVPNLSVELDQLNEYTFGEMVYFFEKACGISGLLMGVNPFDQPGVEAYKKNMFALLGKPGYESEREELQKRISINK, encoded by the coding sequence ATGGCTATTACATTGGATTATTCTAATGCTTTATCTTTCATGCAACAGCATGAAGTGGATTATTTAAGTGAATTTGTGAAAACAGCGCATGACATGCTCCACGAGAAAAAAGGTCCGGGGTCTGATTATCTTGGATGGGTAGATTTACCTCATAACTACGATAAAGAAGAATTTGCAAGAATCAAAGCGGCTTCTGAAAGAATTCGCAGAAATTCAGATGCATTAATCGTAATCGGAATCGGGGGCTCTTATCTTGGAGCTAGAGCTGCCATTGAAGCGCTATCTCATACATTTCATAACCAATTGGATGACAAAACAGAAATTTATTTTGCTGGGCAAAATATAAGTGCTACATATATCTCGCACTTGTTTGATGTGTTGAAAGACAAGGATATTTCAGTCAATGTGATTTCAAAGTCAGGTACAACAACTGAGCCTGCTATTGCATTCCGTATTTTCCGTGATTATTTAGAGAAAAAGTACGGTAAAGAAGAAGCGAAAAAACGAATTTATGCTACAACGGACCGTGCTAAGGGAGCATTAAAAACACTTGCTGATGAAGAAGGATATGAAACCTTTGTTATTCCTGATGATGTCGGCGGCAGATACTCTGTGTTAACAGCTGTAGGTTTATTACCGATTGCAACCGCTGGCTTAGATATTGATAAAATGATGGCAGGTGCTGCAGCGGCTGCGGATAAATATAGTAATCCTAACTTGGCAGAAAATCAAAGTTATCAGTATGCTGCAGTTAGAAATGCCCTTTACCGAAAAGGAAAATCAATTGAACTGTTGGTAAACTTTGAGCCTTCTCTTCATTATGTATCAGAATGGTGGAAACAGTTATTTGGTGAAAGTGAAGGTAAAGACCAAAAAGGTCTCTATCCTGCTTCTGTCGATTTCACTACAGATCTTCATTCGATGGGACAATATGTCCAAGAAGGACGCCGTGACCTGATTGAGACAGTTGTATCAATAAAAGAGCCAAAACTAGACATCACTCTTGGGCAAGAAGATGCAGACCTGGATGGATTAAATTATCTAGCTGGGAAAACAATGGACTATGTGAATAAGAATGCTGCTCAAGGAACGGTTTTAGCTCATGTAGATGGAGGAGTTCCAAACCTATCTGTCGAGCTGGATCAATTAAATGAGTATACCTTCGGTGAAATGGTTTATTTCTTTGAGAAAGCGTGTGGAATCAGCGGCTTGTTAATGGGAGTAAATCCTTTTGACCAGCCAGGTGTAGAAGCTTATAAGAAGAACATGTTTGCCCTCCTTGGTAAGCCGGGATATGAATCAGAAAGAGAAGAATTACAAAAACGCATATCTATTAATAAATAA
- a CDS encoding pirin-like C-terminal cupin domain-containing protein — protein MNNKIMKIQKLGFPWETEDPFLMTVHHKDAYPSGNDEQGPNVSLEGRNLGEDFTLREGFRMYHGKTVPGFPVHPHRGFETVTVVLEGLIDHFDSYGSVGRFGNGDVQWMTAGKGAQHTEMFPLVHQDKGNPLEFFQIWLNLAAKDKFADPEYKMLWAEDIPEIQLTAANGQKTTVRLVAGSMNGKSSLEPNSASWANDKNHHVGIYVIHMEPNAVFTLPSVSATMTRNIYYYQGDKLNIDEKAIETYHRVKLAGDQEITITNGSSESYMLLLEGEPIQEPVVSYGPFVMNTEQEIRDAFKDYQATQFGGWPWDRPDPVNKRESGRFARHADGRVEKR, from the coding sequence ATGAATAACAAAATCATGAAAATACAAAAATTAGGATTTCCATGGGAGACAGAAGACCCGTTCCTTATGACTGTACATCATAAAGATGCGTATCCTTCAGGAAATGACGAGCAGGGTCCTAACGTTTCATTGGAAGGCAGAAATCTTGGCGAGGATTTTACGCTTCGTGAGGGTTTTAGAATGTATCATGGCAAAACGGTTCCGGGATTTCCTGTACATCCCCACAGAGGTTTTGAAACGGTAACCGTCGTTCTTGAAGGTCTTATTGATCATTTTGATTCATATGGGTCCGTAGGTCGATTTGGGAATGGAGATGTTCAGTGGATGACAGCAGGAAAGGGCGCACAGCATACTGAAATGTTTCCTCTCGTCCACCAGGACAAAGGTAATCCACTTGAATTCTTTCAGATTTGGCTGAATCTAGCTGCAAAAGATAAATTCGCTGACCCTGAGTATAAAATGTTATGGGCAGAAGATATACCGGAAATACAATTGACTGCTGCTAATGGACAGAAAACGACCGTAAGACTAGTTGCTGGAAGTATGAATGGCAAGTCTAGTTTAGAACCAAACTCTGCTTCTTGGGCAAACGATAAAAATCATCATGTGGGTATTTACGTTATTCATATGGAGCCGAATGCAGTCTTCACCCTGCCGTCAGTTTCAGCGACAATGACGAGAAATATTTACTATTATCAAGGAGATAAACTAAATATAGACGAAAAAGCGATTGAAACGTACCACCGTGTAAAGCTTGCTGGTGATCAGGAAATCACAATTACAAATGGATCTTCTGAGAGTTATATGCTGCTCCTAGAGGGTGAGCCGATACAAGAACCTGTCGTATCCTATGGACCGTTTGTAATGAATACTGAGCAGGAAATTCGCGATGCATTTAAGGATTATCAAGCTACACAATTTGGAGGCTGGCCGTGGGACCGTCCTGATCCTGTAAATAAGCGTGAATCAGGAAGATTCGCACGCCATGCGGATGGAAGAGTTGAAAAAAGGTAA
- a CDS encoding ring-cleaving dioxygenase produces MKLLGLHHVSILTGKAEKNFEFYTKILGMRLVKKTVNQDNTESYHLFYADAEGTPGTEVTFFDIPHLGQTYRGTSDISTVSLRVRNSDSLLFWKERFNQFGVEHDEIQKRANRDTLAFRDFEGTRLILVADNGEKGVRAGVPWQRDDIPLEHAIVGLGPVTLTVAIAEPTIGVLTEVMGFRFVDSYPSLEGEHPDVLVYATGEGGSGAEVHIETRPDLPRARLGRGGVHHVAFRVPNEEEYNQWVERLQEHRMPNSGKVERYYFKALYFREPNGILFELSTDTPGFAVDEPMETMGEKLSLPSFLEPNRKEIEEKLRPLNLN; encoded by the coding sequence ATGAAACTTTTAGGATTACATCACGTATCCATTTTAACAGGGAAAGCGGAAAAGAATTTTGAATTTTATACAAAAATTTTAGGAATGAGATTGGTCAAGAAAACCGTTAATCAAGATAATACAGAATCCTATCATCTTTTCTATGCAGACGCGGAAGGAACCCCAGGAACGGAAGTCACGTTCTTTGACATTCCTCATCTTGGGCAAACATATAGGGGAACTTCAGACATTTCTACTGTATCACTAAGGGTTAGAAACTCAGATTCATTGCTATTCTGGAAAGAACGTTTTAACCAATTTGGGGTTGAACATGATGAGATTCAAAAAAGAGCAAATCGTGATACTTTGGCTTTCAGAGATTTCGAGGGGACTCGATTAATCCTCGTAGCTGATAACGGTGAAAAGGGTGTGAGAGCAGGGGTTCCTTGGCAAAGAGATGACATTCCACTGGAACATGCCATTGTTGGTTTAGGACCTGTAACCCTCACCGTGGCAATTGCAGAACCAACAATCGGTGTATTAACAGAAGTGATGGGTTTTCGCTTTGTCGACTCCTACCCGTCACTGGAAGGGGAGCATCCTGATGTTTTGGTTTATGCAACTGGCGAAGGCGGAAGCGGTGCGGAGGTTCATATTGAAACAAGACCCGATTTGCCAAGAGCCCGCTTAGGTCGTGGCGGTGTTCACCATGTTGCCTTCCGTGTTCCGAATGAGGAAGAATATAATCAATGGGTAGAGCGTTTGCAAGAACACAGAATGCCAAATTCAGGGAAAGTGGAACGGTATTACTTCAAGGCATTATATTTCAGGGAGCCCAATGGCATCTTATTTGAATTATCTACGGATACCCCGGGATTTGCGGTAGATGAACCAATGGAAACAATGGGAGAAAAACTATCACTTCCATCATTTTTGGAACCTAATCGAAAAGAGATCGAAGAAAAATTACGACCATTAAACTTAAATTAA
- a CDS encoding DoxX family protein gives MINIGLLIIRLVIGLLFVGHGAQKLFGWFGGYGLKGTGGWFESIGIKPGVTMALFAGLAELIGGLLFALGLLTPLAGIIIAGTMAMAIVKVHAPNGLWSTANGYEYNLTLLSVAIGIALIGPGQYALDAFLF, from the coding sequence ATGATAAACATTGGTTTATTAATCATTCGTTTGGTAATTGGTTTACTATTTGTGGGTCACGGTGCTCAAAAATTGTTTGGCTGGTTCGGTGGCTATGGATTGAAAGGAACTGGTGGATGGTTTGAATCCATTGGGATAAAACCAGGAGTAACTATGGCTCTTTTCGCAGGGTTAGCAGAACTTATTGGGGGACTTTTGTTTGCCTTAGGACTATTAACCCCACTCGCAGGAATAATAATTGCAGGGACTATGGCAATGGCGATTGTGAAAGTTCATGCTCCTAACGGATTATGGTCAACAGCAAATGGTTATGAATACAACTTAACTTTGCTTTCTGTTGCTATTGGTATAGCTCTAATCGGTCCTGGTCAATATGCTTTAGATGCATTTTTATTCTAA
- a CDS encoding ring-cleaving dioxygenase, translating into MNHLKGIHHVTAITSSAEKNYEFFTYVLGMRLVKKTVNQDDIQTYHLFFADDKGSAGTDMTFFDFPGIPKGVHGTNEISKTSFRVPSDAALDYWAKRFDRLEVKHTGIKEQFGKKTLSFVDFDDQQYQLISDEFNKGVESGTPWQKGPIPLEYAITGLGPVFVRIANFDYFKEMMEKVLLFKETDKEGSFHLFEVGEGGNGASVIVEYNAVLPEARQGFGTVHHAALRVEDRAVLEEWIERMNGFGFHTSGYVNRHFFESLYVRVAPQILFEFATDGPGFMGDEPYETLGEKLSLPPFLEPKREEIEKLVRPIDTVRSTKELIKE; encoded by the coding sequence ATGAACCATTTAAAAGGAATACACCATGTAACAGCTATTACAAGCAGTGCAGAAAAGAACTATGAATTTTTCACCTATGTTTTAGGCATGCGTTTAGTTAAAAAAACAGTCAATCAAGATGATATTCAAACCTATCATTTATTCTTTGCCGATGATAAAGGCAGCGCAGGCACAGACATGACTTTCTTTGACTTCCCCGGCATTCCGAAAGGCGTACATGGTACAAATGAGATTTCAAAGACATCATTCCGTGTACCAAGTGATGCTGCATTAGATTATTGGGCAAAACGTTTTGATCGTTTAGAAGTCAAACATACTGGAATCAAAGAGCAATTTGGCAAGAAGACACTCTCATTCGTTGATTTTGATGATCAGCAATATCAATTAATTTCAGATGAATTCAACAAAGGGGTGGAATCTGGTACACCATGGCAAAAAGGCCCAATTCCATTAGAATATGCCATTACTGGTTTAGGACCTGTTTTTGTTCGAATAGCAAATTTTGATTACTTTAAAGAAATGATGGAAAAAGTTTTACTATTTAAAGAGACAGATAAAGAAGGTTCATTCCACTTATTTGAAGTGGGGGAAGGCGGAAATGGTGCCTCGGTCATTGTAGAATATAATGCGGTTCTTCCTGAAGCCCGACAAGGATTTGGTACGGTTCACCATGCAGCATTACGTGTAGAGGATCGAGCTGTTTTAGAAGAATGGATTGAACGAATGAATGGTTTTGGATTCCATACATCCGGTTATGTAAATCGTCACTTTTTTGAGTCATTGTACGTAAGGGTTGCACCGCAAATATTATTTGAATTCGCTACAGATGGTCCTGGCTTTATGGGAGATGAGCCATATGAAACGCTGGGGGAAAAATTATCCTTACCCCCATTCTTAGAGCCTAAACGTGAAGAAATCGAAAAATTAGTTCGCCCCATTGATACAGTAAGAAGTACAAAGGAACTCATCAAAGAGTAA